From the Gallaecimonas kandeliae genome, one window contains:
- a CDS encoding efflux RND transporter periplasmic adaptor subunit: MRRLLIGLAILGLGALLVWAKVGQGQAGVKVDLVKAEKGTLKHSVLASGKLAYREQVQLRSEVSGIVKQVLVEEGDHVKKGQLLLALDPQSYQAQVDAQTAYVNQSRIAIERQQSYLETLGRQVDRKVALHAKGLLDTDAFETAKSELTLAKIDLQNKEQALNQAQAELDRVKELLAKTRFIAPMDGVVTAVDVKVGETVIPGTTNIVGSSLMTLADTSAILTEVEVDEADIAGVKLGQDADIYAVAFPDTALAGKVESIATTARQAVGRQGMSFKVKILLDDLKGKAIRPGMSCRAEIFTQTAKDVLLVPLEAVRYDADDKPFAMSVKDGIAHRVALGLGLSDDTQQVVTQGLAEGEQLVRGPARALKGLKDGDKVAANG; encoded by the coding sequence ATGCGCCGTCTTCTGATAGGCCTGGCCATATTGGGGCTGGGCGCCTTGTTGGTCTGGGCCAAGGTCGGCCAGGGCCAAGCCGGCGTCAAGGTGGATCTGGTCAAGGCCGAGAAAGGCACCCTCAAGCACTCGGTGCTGGCTTCGGGTAAGCTGGCCTACCGCGAACAGGTGCAGCTGCGCTCCGAGGTCTCTGGCATCGTCAAGCAGGTGCTGGTGGAGGAAGGGGATCACGTCAAGAAAGGCCAGCTGCTGCTGGCCCTGGATCCCCAGAGCTACCAGGCCCAGGTGGACGCCCAGACCGCCTACGTCAACCAGAGCCGCATCGCCATAGAGCGCCAGCAGAGCTACCTGGAGACCCTGGGCCGCCAGGTTGACCGCAAGGTGGCCCTGCACGCCAAGGGCCTGCTGGACACCGACGCCTTCGAGACCGCCAAGTCCGAACTGACCCTGGCCAAGATTGATCTCCAGAACAAGGAACAAGCCCTCAACCAGGCCCAGGCCGAGCTGGACAGGGTCAAGGAGCTGCTGGCCAAGACCCGCTTCATCGCCCCCATGGACGGTGTGGTCACGGCCGTGGACGTCAAGGTGGGTGAAACCGTCATTCCCGGCACCACCAACATCGTCGGCTCCAGCCTGATGACCCTGGCCGACACCTCCGCCATCCTTACCGAAGTGGAAGTGGACGAGGCGGACATCGCCGGCGTCAAGCTGGGCCAGGACGCCGACATCTACGCCGTGGCCTTCCCCGATACCGCCCTCGCCGGCAAGGTCGAATCCATCGCCACCACGGCCCGCCAGGCCGTGGGCCGCCAAGGCATGAGCTTCAAGGTCAAGATCCTGCTCGATGACCTCAAGGGCAAGGCCATCAGGCCCGGCATGAGCTGCCGCGCCGAGATCTTCACCCAGACCGCCAAGGACGTGCTGCTGGTGCCCCTGGAAGCGGTGCGCTACGACGCCGACGACAAGCCCTTCGCCATGAGCGTCAAGGACGGTATCGCCCACCGCGTCGCCCTGGGCCTGGGGCTGTCCGACGACACCCAGCAGGTGGTGACCCAGGGCCTGGCCGAAGGTGAGCAGCTGGTGCGTGGCCCGGCCCGGGCCCTCAAGGGCCTCAAGGACGGGGACAAGGTTGCCGCCAATGGCTGA
- a CDS encoding ABC transporter ATP-binding protein, which produces MADVIRLEGIKKAFAMAGEAFWALRGIELNVRQNDYLAIIGPSGSGKSTLLNILGCLDVPTEGHYWLGGQDVAKLDQGALAAVRNQQIGFIFQSFNLLPRASALDNVAQPLVYRGLGLAERRRLALEALTKVGLAERAQHRPNQLSGGQRQRVAIARALVTRPAILLADEPTGNLDSQTTRDIMALFDELHRDGQTIVVVTHEQDIANHCDRVVKVMDGVITSDSLVDGEGSRVV; this is translated from the coding sequence ATGGCTGATGTGATCCGCCTCGAGGGCATCAAGAAGGCCTTCGCCATGGCCGGTGAGGCCTTCTGGGCCCTGCGCGGCATCGAGCTCAATGTCCGCCAGAACGACTACCTGGCCATCATAGGCCCCTCCGGCTCAGGCAAGTCCACCCTGCTCAACATCCTCGGTTGCCTGGACGTGCCCACCGAGGGGCACTACTGGCTGGGAGGCCAGGACGTGGCCAAGCTGGACCAGGGGGCCCTGGCCGCAGTACGCAACCAGCAGATCGGCTTCATCTTCCAGAGTTTCAACCTGCTGCCCAGGGCCTCGGCCCTGGACAACGTCGCCCAGCCCCTGGTCTACCGCGGCCTGGGCCTGGCCGAGCGGCGCAGGCTGGCCCTGGAGGCCCTGACCAAGGTCGGCCTGGCCGAGCGCGCCCAGCACAGGCCTAACCAGCTCTCTGGCGGCCAGCGCCAACGGGTGGCCATAGCCCGGGCACTGGTGACCCGCCCGGCCATACTGCTGGCGGACGAGCCCACCGGTAACCTGGACTCCCAGACAACGAGGGACATCATGGCCCTGTTCGACGAGCTGCACAGAGACGGCCAGACCATAGTGGTAGTCACCCACGAGCAGGATATCGCCAACCACTGCGACAGGGTGGTCAAGGTCATGGACGGCGTCATCACCAGCGACAGCCTGGTCGACGGAGAGGGCTCCCGCGTTGTCTGA
- a CDS encoding ABC transporter permease: MSNVIAIGLESLRAAVSAIRAHGLRSVLTTLGIVIGIASVIAVVAVVQGLTASINKQMEGMGTNLLSVRASTPLKDRITGNFAKLTDQDLESIKNNLSGVNSVTVTTPLVGGISTLNYQGRKASTIVSGTGYAFQDLYSVYTTQGRFFSKSDEQYRRRVAVLGKTVVDNLKIQGNPVGQYLQLGQEWFKIIGVLEEKGKIFGFDQDDQVLVPFATARALQGFVSTPNLSIAMAMDDLSKQPQIMDQLKRLLRRNHHLAKGDPDDFELQTAKQMQEQVGKITGTTTMVAAGVVGVSLLVGGIGIMNIMLVSVTERTREIGILKALGATRSHILWQFLAEAVLLCLLGGVIGLVLGYGLAALVTAMIPSLPGATVPWWAVALSLSFSACVGVLFGMLPAIKAANLHPIEALRYE; the protein is encoded by the coding sequence TTGTCTAACGTCATCGCCATAGGCCTCGAGAGCCTGAGGGCCGCGGTCAGCGCCATCCGCGCCCACGGCCTGCGCTCCGTGCTCACCACCCTCGGCATCGTCATCGGCATCGCCTCTGTCATCGCCGTGGTGGCCGTGGTGCAGGGCCTGACCGCCAGCATCAACAAGCAGATGGAGGGCATGGGCACCAACCTCTTGTCGGTGCGGGCCTCGACGCCCCTCAAGGACAGGATCACCGGCAACTTCGCCAAGCTCACCGACCAGGATCTGGAGAGCATCAAGAACAACCTGAGCGGCGTCAACAGTGTCACCGTCACCACCCCCCTGGTGGGCGGCATCAGCACCCTCAACTACCAGGGCCGCAAGGCCAGCACCATCGTCTCCGGCACCGGCTACGCCTTCCAGGATCTCTACAGCGTCTACACCACCCAGGGCCGTTTCTTCTCCAAGAGCGACGAGCAGTACCGCCGCCGGGTGGCGGTGCTGGGCAAGACGGTGGTGGACAACCTCAAGATCCAGGGCAACCCGGTGGGCCAATACCTGCAGCTGGGCCAGGAGTGGTTCAAGATCATCGGCGTGCTGGAAGAGAAGGGGAAGATCTTCGGCTTCGACCAGGACGACCAGGTTCTGGTCCCCTTCGCAACGGCCCGGGCCCTGCAGGGGTTCGTCAGCACCCCTAACCTCTCCATCGCCATGGCCATGGACGATCTCTCCAAGCAGCCGCAGATCATGGATCAGCTGAAAAGGCTGCTCAGGCGCAACCACCACCTGGCCAAGGGCGACCCCGACGACTTCGAGCTACAGACCGCCAAGCAGATGCAGGAGCAGGTCGGCAAGATCACCGGCACCACCACCATGGTGGCCGCCGGCGTGGTGGGGGTCTCGCTGCTGGTGGGGGGCATCGGCATCATGAACATCATGCTGGTGTCGGTCACAGAGCGCACCCGGGAGATCGGGATCTTGAAGGCCCTGGGAGCGACCCGCAGCCACATCCTCTGGCAGTTCCTGGCCGAGGCGGTGCTGCTGTGCCTGCTGGGCGGGGTCATAGGCCTGGTGCTGGGCTATGGCCTGGCGGCCCTGGTGACGGCCATGATCCCCTCCCTGCCCGGCGCCACCGTGCCCTGGTGGGCCGTGGCCCTGTCCTTGAGCTTCTCCGCCTGTGTGGGTGTGCTGTTCGGCATGCTGCCGGCCATCAAGGCGGCCAACCTGCATCCCATCGAAGCCCTGCGCTACGAGTGA
- a CDS encoding bifunctional GNAT family N-acetyltransferase/carbon-nitrogen hydrolase family protein gives MSTDDLILKVRELNKEDFPALKVLMDKVYPDIGGSWPRHTIATLIDQFPEGQICIEDQGQLVAVALTVQVDYKRFSNPHTYDDLITNRMTIAHDEDGDALYGLDIFIDPEYRGYRLGRRLYEARKELCRGLNLRAILAGGRIVNYHLHADNLSPAQYIEEVDRKAIYDPILSFQLANDFQVKRLLRQYLPEDKRSQGYATLLEWSNILFDPEEKPLSQKRQVRIGAVQWQMREFHSAEAVLKQVEYFVDAVSDYKSDFVVFPEFFNAPLMGLANTTQQQEAIRYLASFTDHFRQQLSQMAVSYNINIITGSMPLLEGKELFNVAYLCRRDGSTEVQYKLHITPHERRDWVIEGGHAVAAFDTDAGKVGILICYDVEFPELGRILADQGLEVLFVPFWTDTKNAYLRVRHCAQARAIENECYVVVCGSVGNLPQVESLDVQYAQSAVFSPSDFAFPHDAVMAEATPNTEMILFSDLDLDRLKVVRSEGSVRNLKDRRRDLFTLTLHN, from the coding sequence ATGAGCACAGATGATCTGATACTGAAAGTCCGCGAGCTCAACAAGGAAGATTTCCCCGCTCTCAAGGTATTGATGGACAAGGTTTACCCCGACATCGGTGGCTCCTGGCCAAGACACACCATCGCCACCCTTATCGACCAGTTTCCCGAAGGGCAGATCTGCATCGAAGACCAGGGCCAGTTGGTGGCCGTGGCCCTCACCGTCCAGGTCGACTACAAGCGTTTTTCCAACCCCCACACCTACGACGACCTCATCACCAACCGCATGACCATAGCCCACGACGAGGACGGCGACGCCCTCTATGGCCTGGACATCTTCATCGACCCCGAATACCGCGGCTACCGCCTGGGGCGCCGCCTCTACGAGGCCCGCAAGGAGCTGTGCCGGGGCCTGAACCTGCGCGCCATCCTGGCCGGCGGGCGCATCGTCAACTACCACCTGCACGCCGACAACCTGAGCCCGGCCCAATACATAGAGGAAGTGGACCGCAAGGCCATCTACGACCCCATCCTCTCCTTCCAGCTGGCCAACGACTTCCAGGTCAAGCGCCTGCTGCGCCAGTACCTGCCGGAGGACAAACGCTCCCAGGGCTACGCCACCTTGCTGGAATGGTCCAACATCCTCTTCGACCCCGAGGAAAAGCCCCTCAGCCAGAAGCGCCAGGTGCGCATCGGCGCCGTGCAGTGGCAGATGCGCGAGTTCCACAGTGCCGAGGCGGTGCTCAAGCAGGTGGAATACTTCGTCGACGCCGTCTCCGACTACAAGTCCGACTTTGTGGTCTTCCCCGAATTCTTCAACGCGCCGTTGATGGGTCTGGCCAACACCACCCAACAGCAGGAGGCCATCCGCTACCTGGCCAGCTTCACCGACCACTTTCGCCAACAGCTCTCCCAGATGGCGGTGAGCTACAACATCAACATCATCACCGGCTCCATGCCGCTGCTGGAAGGCAAGGAGCTGTTCAACGTCGCCTACCTCTGCCGCCGCGACGGCTCCACCGAGGTGCAGTACAAGCTGCACATCACCCCCCACGAGCGCCGCGACTGGGTCATAGAGGGGGGCCATGCGGTGGCGGCCTTCGACACCGACGCCGGCAAGGTGGGGATCCTCATCTGTTACGACGTGGAGTTCCCTGAGCTCGGCCGCATCCTCGCCGACCAGGGCCTGGAGGTGCTCTTCGTGCCCTTCTGGACAGACACCAAGAACGCCTACCTGCGGGTGCGCCACTGCGCCCAGGCCAGGGCCATCGAGAACGAATGCTACGTGGTGGTGTGCGGCTCTGTCGGCAACCTTCCCCAGGTGGAAAGCCTGGACGTGCAGTACGCCCAGTCCGCCGTGTTCAGCCCGTCCGATTTCGCCTTCCCCCATGACGCCGTCATGGCCGAGGCCACCCCGAACACCGAGATGATCCTCTTCTCGGACCTGGATCTCGACCGCCTCAAGGTGGTGCGCTCCGAAGGCTCGGTGCGCAACCTCAAGGACAGGCGCCGCGATCTCTTTACCCTGACCCTGCACAACTAA
- a CDS encoding DsrE family protein: MLSIALAAATTMGPIIKDYGPVFTVKHAAPLPAGVHLKAVFDIIEAPAPGELDRRLESVARYLNMHAQVGLKPKDMELAVVLHGPATRHALSDAAHEKRFKEKDGSAALLDELAKAGVKIYVCGQAYAAHDYGDEELRGDVTKALSALTELTILQQQGYSLLTP, translated from the coding sequence ATGCTCAGCATCGCCCTGGCGGCCGCCACCACCATGGGGCCCATCATCAAAGATTACGGCCCCGTCTTCACCGTCAAGCACGCAGCCCCCCTGCCGGCCGGCGTGCACCTGAAGGCGGTCTTCGACATCATCGAGGCTCCGGCCCCCGGCGAGCTGGACCGCCGCCTCGAATCCGTGGCCCGCTACCTCAACATGCACGCCCAGGTCGGCCTCAAGCCGAAAGACATGGAGCTGGCGGTGGTGCTGCACGGCCCCGCCACCCGCCATGCCCTGTCAGACGCCGCCCATGAAAAGCGCTTCAAGGAAAAAGACGGCTCGGCGGCCCTGCTCGACGAGCTGGCCAAGGCCGGGGTCAAGATCTACGTCTGCGGCCAGGCCTACGCCGCCCACGACTACGGCGACGAGGAGCTGCGCGGGGACGTCACCAAGGCGCTGTCGGCCCTTACCGAACTGACCATACTGCAGCAGCAGGGCTACAGCCTGCTGACCCCCTGA
- a CDS encoding c-type cytochrome → MKLRYLILLLPALLARAEDKPITPRTLDKVPAGAFGDKVRLGYKLFVDSQQLRGKFVGNNLNCVNCHMDAGRKADAAPLWGAWFAYPAYRKKNKKINTFEERLQGCFQYSMNGKAPPHDSPELVAMSAYAYWLGMGGLLDSKGSAEAVPELSDEQLLKGGLDKDFTLPKALAGMDSKALSKLPGRGYPVLKAPDNGGDRQAGKALYAQHCAFCHGVDGQGQQMGGSTVLPPLWGAQSFNWGAGMHRVDTAAAFLHANMPLGKALQLTEQQAWDLAAFIDSHDRPQDPRFNGDVKKTQEAFHKHKGFYGQSLDGAPPLGSQSPPNMPKAQ, encoded by the coding sequence ATGAAACTGCGATACCTGATATTGCTGTTGCCGGCGCTGCTGGCAAGGGCCGAGGACAAGCCCATTACGCCCAGAACCCTGGATAAGGTCCCCGCCGGCGCCTTCGGCGACAAGGTGCGCCTCGGCTACAAGCTGTTCGTGGACAGCCAGCAATTGCGCGGCAAGTTCGTGGGCAACAACCTCAACTGCGTCAATTGCCACATGGACGCGGGGCGCAAGGCAGACGCGGCGCCGCTCTGGGGCGCCTGGTTCGCGTACCCGGCTTACCGCAAGAAAAACAAGAAGATAAACACCTTCGAAGAGCGCCTGCAGGGCTGCTTCCAGTACTCGATGAACGGCAAGGCGCCGCCCCACGACAGCCCCGAGCTGGTGGCCATGTCCGCCTATGCCTACTGGCTGGGCATGGGCGGCCTGCTGGACAGCAAGGGCAGTGCCGAGGCGGTGCCGGAACTCAGCGACGAGCAGCTGCTCAAGGGCGGCCTGGACAAGGACTTCACCTTGCCCAAGGCGTTGGCGGGGATGGACTCCAAGGCGCTTTCGAAGTTGCCTGGCCGGGGCTACCCGGTGCTCAAGGCGCCGGACAACGGTGGTGACCGCCAGGCCGGCAAGGCCCTTTATGCCCAGCACTGCGCCTTCTGCCACGGCGTCGACGGCCAGGGCCAGCAGATGGGCGGCAGCACAGTGTTGCCGCCGCTCTGGGGCGCACAGAGCTTCAACTGGGGCGCCGGCATGCACAGGGTGGACACGGCGGCGGCCTTCCTGCACGCCAATATGCCGCTGGGCAAGGCCTTGCAGCTGACCGAGCAGCAGGCCTGGGATCTGGCCGCCTTCATCGACAGCCACGACAGGCCCCAGGACCCGCGCTTCAACGGCGACGTCAAGAAGACCCAGGAGGCTTTCCACAAGCACAAGGGATTCTACGGCCAGAGCCTGGACGGCGCGCCGCCCCTCGGCAGCCAGTCGCCCCCCAACATGCCAAAAGCGCAATAA
- a CDS encoding c-type cytochrome, with the protein MRFPSFLLAALVAGQALAAPAQLSLCASCHGSDGQGIDPAGPRLAGQSAQYLANQLHLFQAGSRQNPIMQPMAAMVQGDAVQELADYFAGQKVAEPPLHKRGEQPVIEGIGEKLAYQGDWSRELPSCVSCHGPSGIGGGIFPRLAGQQQQYLENQLRAWQQGTRKGDPDGVMAHLAGKLSAEEVTAVAHYFASLK; encoded by the coding sequence ATGCGCTTTCCATCCTTTCTATTGGCCGCCCTGGTGGCCGGCCAAGCCCTGGCGGCCCCGGCCCAGCTGTCGCTCTGCGCCAGCTGCCACGGCAGCGACGGCCAGGGCATAGATCCCGCTGGCCCGCGCCTGGCGGGCCAATCGGCCCAGTACCTGGCCAATCAATTGCACCTCTTCCAGGCCGGTTCCCGCCAGAACCCCATCATGCAGCCCATGGCGGCCATGGTGCAGGGCGACGCCGTCCAGGAGCTGGCCGACTATTTCGCCGGCCAGAAGGTGGCCGAGCCGCCCCTGCACAAGCGCGGCGAGCAGCCGGTCATCGAGGGCATTGGCGAGAAGCTGGCCTACCAAGGGGACTGGTCGAGGGAGCTGCCGTCCTGCGTCAGCTGCCACGGCCCCTCCGGCATCGGCGGCGGCATCTTCCCGCGCCTGGCCGGCCAACAGCAGCAATACCTTGAGAACCAGCTCAGGGCCTGGCAGCAGGGCACCCGCAAGGGCGACCCCGACGGCGTCATGGCCCACTTGGCCGGCAAGCTCAGCGCCGAGGAAGTCACGGCGGTGGCCCATTACTTTGCATCGCTGAAATAG
- a CDS encoding exoribonuclease II, whose translation MFKDNPLLAQLKAEIRENLKTVEGQIKASDKGFGFLDVDGKESYFVPPPYMKKVIHGDKVKAVVRSEKDKEVAEPESLLEPSLTRFVGRIKQRDDRQYVVPDHPLIKDSIRCRPAKGLKVELAQGDWVVAELKRHPLKGDNGFSADILEKVADNNDGYAPWHVTLARHNLQKAAPQFDGELTLIDGLERQDLSHIPFATIDAASTQDMDDAIWVEKVEGGYQLWVAIADPTAYVVAGSDLDQAAELRAFTVYLPGRNVTMLPEVLSDDLCSLKAGEKRPALVARTFVADDGTLGEDTEFTPAWIESRQKLVYNNVSDWLEGKDGWQPDDEAQAATLKLLRDFTEARTAWRQAHALVFGDRPDYRFELDQDGNVVTVHREERRIANRIVEEAMIAANVACGQYLRRHGGIGVYNVHNGFEDEKLEDAKALLAQYEVPVDIDQVHTLEGYAAMRRWLDAEKKQFLDGRLRRFQSYAAITLEAGPHYGLGLPAYATWTSPIRKYGDMVNHRIIKAILQGEQVAKPKESLAEHLSEHRRLNRLAERDMGDWLYVRWLGPEAGTETRFDAEIIDVNRGGMKVRLVDNGAVAFVPASQIHDVKAELDVNFEAGTILIKGEESYKLADLIQVQLTEANEDTRSLVAKPAK comes from the coding sequence ATGTTCAAAGACAACCCGCTGCTGGCCCAGCTAAAGGCCGAGATCCGCGAAAACCTCAAGACGGTGGAGGGCCAGATCAAGGCCTCCGACAAGGGCTTCGGCTTCCTGGATGTGGACGGCAAGGAATCCTACTTCGTGCCGCCCCCCTACATGAAGAAGGTGATCCACGGCGACAAGGTCAAGGCGGTGGTACGCAGCGAGAAGGACAAGGAAGTGGCCGAGCCGGAAAGCCTGCTGGAGCCGTCCCTGACCCGCTTCGTCGGCCGCATCAAGCAGCGCGACGACCGCCAGTACGTGGTGCCGGACCACCCCCTCATCAAGGACAGCATCCGCTGCCGCCCGGCCAAGGGCCTCAAGGTCGAGCTGGCCCAGGGCGACTGGGTGGTGGCCGAACTCAAGCGCCACCCCCTCAAGGGTGACAACGGCTTCAGCGCCGACATCCTCGAGAAGGTGGCCGACAACAACGACGGCTACGCCCCCTGGCACGTCACCCTGGCCCGCCACAACCTGCAAAAGGCCGCTCCCCAGTTCGACGGCGAACTGACGCTCATCGACGGCCTGGAGCGCCAGGATCTCAGCCATATTCCCTTCGCCACCATAGACGCGGCTTCCACCCAGGACATGGACGACGCCATCTGGGTCGAGAAGGTCGAGGGCGGCTACCAGCTGTGGGTCGCCATCGCCGATCCCACCGCCTACGTGGTGGCCGGCTCCGACCTGGACCAGGCCGCCGAGCTGCGCGCCTTCACCGTCTACCTGCCGGGCCGCAACGTCACCATGCTGCCGGAAGTGCTGTCTGACGATCTCTGCTCCCTCAAGGCCGGCGAGAAGCGCCCTGCCCTGGTGGCCCGCACCTTCGTCGCCGACGACGGCACCCTGGGCGAAGACACCGAATTCACCCCGGCCTGGATCGAGTCCCGCCAGAAGCTGGTCTACAACAACGTCTCCGACTGGTTGGAAGGCAAGGACGGCTGGCAGCCGGACGACGAGGCCCAGGCCGCCACCCTCAAGCTTCTGCGCGACTTCACCGAAGCCCGCACCGCCTGGCGCCAGGCCCACGCCCTGGTGTTCGGCGACAGGCCCGACTACCGCTTCGAGCTGGACCAGGACGGCAACGTGGTCACTGTCCATAGGGAAGAGCGCCGCATCGCCAACCGCATCGTCGAAGAGGCCATGATCGCCGCCAACGTCGCCTGCGGCCAGTACCTGCGCCGTCACGGCGGCATCGGCGTCTACAACGTCCACAACGGTTTCGAAGACGAGAAGCTGGAAGACGCCAAGGCCCTGCTGGCCCAGTACGAGGTACCGGTGGACATCGACCAGGTGCACACCCTGGAAGGCTACGCCGCCATGCGCCGCTGGCTGGACGCCGAGAAGAAGCAGTTCCTGGACGGCCGTCTGCGCCGCTTCCAGAGCTACGCCGCCATCACCCTGGAAGCCGGCCCCCACTACGGCCTGGGCCTGCCCGCCTACGCCACCTGGACCAGCCCCATCCGCAAGTACGGCGACATGGTCAACCACCGCATCATCAAGGCCATACTCCAGGGTGAGCAGGTCGCCAAGCCCAAGGAAAGCCTGGCCGAGCACCTCTCAGAGCACCGCCGCCTCAACCGCCTCGCCGAGCGCGACATGGGCGACTGGCTCTATGTGCGCTGGCTGGGGCCCGAGGCCGGTACCGAGACCCGCTTCGACGCCGAGATCATCGACGTCAACCGCGGCGGCATGAAGGTGCGGCTGGTGGACAACGGCGCCGTGGCCTTCGTACCCGCCTCCCAGATCCACGACGTCAAGGCCGAGCTGGACGTCAACTTCGAGGCCGGCACCATCCTCATCAAGGGCGAGGAGAGCTACAAGCTGGCCGACCTTATCCAGGTGCAGCTCACCGAGGCCAACGAAGACACCCGTTCCCTGGTGGCCAAGCCTGCCAAGTGA
- a CDS encoding integron integrase has product MASQFIELVRREIRLRQYSIRTEQSYLYWIRFYIRFHRMVHPAQLGDDDVRAFLTWLASERRVAANTQKVALNALNFLYRNVLDRPLGELGFKMAKASRYLPTVLTGDEMAAIFRQLHGIYRLIFPLLYGTGMRISECLRLRLQDLDYQRLTITIHDGKGKKDRVTLMPSSLSCPLYNQQTEALKQHEQDLTDGVGPSLPLALSRKYPNAWRQTGWMFLFPSSSLCQHPHSGVLCRHHLHQTACRKALKQAVVALPYLHKRVSCHTFRHSFASQLLAAGYDIRTVQELLGHSDVRTTQIYTHLLGQHFSGVVSPMDRC; this is encoded by the coding sequence ATGGCCAGTCAGTTTATTGAGTTAGTTCGCCGAGAGATCAGGTTGCGCCAATACAGCATTCGCACCGAACAAAGTTATCTGTATTGGATCCGCTTCTATATTCGTTTTCACCGAATGGTACACCCTGCCCAGTTGGGGGACGATGACGTCAGAGCCTTCCTGACTTGGTTGGCCTCTGAGCGCCGGGTGGCGGCCAATACCCAGAAAGTCGCTCTCAACGCCTTGAACTTTCTTTATCGCAACGTACTGGACAGGCCCTTGGGGGAACTGGGTTTTAAGATGGCGAAAGCAAGTCGCTACCTACCGACAGTACTAACAGGCGACGAAATGGCTGCAATTTTTCGCCAGTTGCATGGCATTTACCGGCTGATCTTTCCGCTGCTCTACGGTACTGGAATGCGGATCAGCGAGTGTTTGAGGCTGCGATTACAGGACCTCGATTACCAGCGCCTCACCATTACCATTCATGATGGAAAAGGCAAAAAGGACCGGGTCACATTGATGCCTTCATCATTGTCGTGTCCTTTATACAACCAGCAAACCGAGGCTCTTAAACAGCATGAGCAGGATCTCACGGACGGGGTTGGACCATCCTTGCCTCTGGCTTTGTCCCGTAAATACCCCAATGCTTGGAGACAGACTGGCTGGATGTTCCTGTTCCCTTCCTCAAGCCTTTGCCAACACCCTCACAGTGGTGTTCTGTGTCGCCACCACCTTCATCAGACTGCGTGCAGAAAAGCCCTGAAGCAAGCAGTCGTCGCCTTACCCTACCTGCATAAAAGAGTCAGCTGCCACACCTTCCGGCACAGTTTCGCCAGCCAGTTGCTGGCGGCGGGCTACGACATAAGAACGGTGCAGGAGCTGTTGGGCCACAGCGATGTCAGGACCACCCAAATCTACACCCACCTGCTGGGCCAGCACTTCAGCGGCGTAGTCAGCCCGATGGACCGATGCTAA
- a CDS encoding MAE_28990/MAE_18760 family HEPN-like nuclease, with protein MPSKARIALDENLKDVEGLLDLHTLQGGNAPGRRFGLEVLNKSAIVLITSYWEAYCEDIAEEGLEHIVAHAATADVLPTEIKKIIAKELKAENNEIAVWKLSDDKWRQLLQQRLQTLKESRNRKLNTPKYKNIDDLFESAIGLTNVSGKWVWAKKLTAAKARDKLDKFVELRGEIAHRGKAKTSVKKSQVEDYLDFIKNAAAKTGGAVNTHVKAITGKVLWD; from the coding sequence ATGCCGAGCAAGGCCAGGATTGCACTAGACGAGAACCTTAAAGACGTGGAGGGCCTGCTTGACCTACATACCCTACAGGGCGGCAATGCCCCAGGAAGGCGTTTCGGTCTCGAAGTTCTGAACAAGTCAGCGATAGTCCTGATTACCTCTTACTGGGAAGCATATTGCGAAGACATCGCTGAAGAGGGTCTCGAACACATTGTTGCTCATGCCGCAACGGCTGACGTCCTTCCAACAGAGATAAAGAAGATAATCGCGAAGGAGCTCAAGGCCGAGAATAACGAAATAGCAGTGTGGAAGTTGTCCGATGACAAATGGAGGCAACTCCTACAGCAGCGGCTCCAAACGCTCAAGGAAAGCCGAAACAGGAAATTGAATACCCCGAAATACAAGAACATCGACGATCTTTTTGAATCCGCTATCGGCCTCACGAATGTGTCCGGTAAGTGGGTATGGGCGAAGAAGCTCACTGCGGCAAAGGCCCGTGACAAACTCGACAAGTTCGTTGAGCTTAGAGGGGAAATAGCACACCGTGGAAAAGCAAAAACTTCTGTCAAAAAGAGCCAAGTCGAGGACTATCTCGATTTTATTAAGAATGCGGCGGCGAAAACCGGGGGCGCAGTTAACACCCATGTAAAGGCTATCACGGGGAAGGTGTTGTGGGACTGA
- a CDS encoding CPBP family intramembrane glutamic endopeptidase: MTEEALYRGYAIGVGGVLLHSTHAAVVLSLISFTVAHFRWGAAHMLSVVWAGALLSALFVLTENILACMVAHLLIDAVGVLLAHALFRHNAARLLPRNE, encoded by the coding sequence GTGACCGAAGAAGCTTTGTACCGAGGCTATGCCATTGGGGTTGGTGGCGTGCTTCTACACAGCACACATGCAGCGGTAGTGCTCTCGCTGATCTCGTTTACGGTCGCGCACTTTCGCTGGGGCGCCGCGCACATGCTTTCCGTCGTTTGGGCAGGTGCCTTGTTATCCGCCCTATTCGTTCTCACAGAAAACATTCTCGCTTGCATGGTCGCCCATTTGTTGATCGATGCAGTCGGTGTGCTTCTGGCGCATGCGCTATTTCGCCACAATGCAGCTCGGCTTCTGCCAAGAAACGAATGA